One Clostridium estertheticum DNA segment encodes these proteins:
- a CDS encoding NAD(P)/FAD-dependent oxidoreductase encodes MLKVIVVGGGPAGIMAAISAAKNSEVILIERNKEIGTKLKLTGGGRCNITNNRDIEEFFDKIVSNKKFLYSALYTFSNHQLLEYFKGNGLEYKEELDQKIYTKSNKADEVIELLKNDLARNNVKIMYNSKVQELIVEDGEIKGVVTDDGKRILGEKVIVTTGGKSYPDSGSDGSMFEVLRKNGHTITPLYAALIPLVIKEEFVKSLQGVAMKDVVISAKIKKNRIEKFGDMIFTHFGISGPAVLKLSSYINKALVEGEVEVTLDFLRDKSKDEISEIMRSNLNKTVLNNLKGILPQNFLKEIFDLLGLTEVKISDLKKADENNIIEYMKEMKLTARETLSIKAAQVTSGGVKVKEINASTMESKLIKNLYFAGEVIDIDAETGGYNLQMAFSTGYLAGSN; translated from the coding sequence ATGTTAAAAGTTATTGTTGTTGGCGGAGGACCTGCCGGTATTATGGCAGCTATTAGTGCAGCAAAAAATAGTGAAGTTATATTAATAGAAAGAAATAAAGAAATAGGTACCAAGCTAAAACTTACAGGTGGAGGCAGATGCAATATTACAAATAATAGAGATATAGAGGAATTTTTTGATAAAATAGTGAGTAATAAAAAATTCTTATATAGCGCTCTTTATACATTTTCAAATCATCAACTTTTAGAATACTTTAAAGGAAATGGATTAGAATATAAAGAAGAGCTTGACCAAAAAATATATACCAAAAGTAATAAGGCCGATGAAGTTATAGAATTATTAAAGAATGATTTAGCAAGAAATAACGTTAAGATTATGTATAACAGTAAAGTCCAAGAGTTAATAGTTGAAGATGGAGAAATTAAAGGGGTAGTAACTGACGATGGTAAGCGGATTTTAGGTGAAAAGGTAATTGTTACAACAGGAGGAAAGAGCTACCCAGATTCAGGTTCAGATGGGTCTATGTTTGAAGTATTAAGGAAGAATGGACACACTATAACTCCTTTATATGCAGCCTTAATTCCACTAGTTATAAAGGAAGAGTTTGTTAAGAGCCTGCAAGGTGTTGCAATGAAGGATGTTGTAATTTCAGCTAAGATTAAAAAGAATAGAATAGAGAAGTTTGGTGATATGATATTTACTCATTTTGGAATATCAGGACCAGCGGTGTTAAAGCTTTCATCTTATATAAATAAAGCTTTAGTAGAGGGAGAAGTAGAAGTTACTTTAGACTTTTTAAGAGATAAATCTAAGGATGAAATATCAGAAATTATGAGGAGTAATCTAAATAAGACTGTACTTAATAATTTAAAAGGTATTCTTCCACAAAATTTCTTAAAGGAAATCTTTGATCTGTTAGGACTAACAGAGGTTAAGATTAGTGATTTAAAGAAGGCAGACGAGAATAATATAATTGAGTATATGAAGGAAATGAAGCTAACGGCTAGAGAAACACTATCAATTAAAGCAGCTCAAGTAACTTCAGGTGGAGTTAAAGTCAAAGAAATAAATGCTTCAACTATGGAATCAAAGCTTATAAAAAATCTTTATTTTGCAGGAGAAGTTATAGATATCGATGCTGAAACAGGTGGATACAATCTTCAAATGGCGTTTTCTACAGGATACTTAGCGGGAAGTAATTAA
- a CDS encoding GyrI-like domain-containing protein, whose protein sequence is MYTYKGAIKDLGEFFNDIFERFIPASGYEMDCRPQLELYDERFMSNGEFDIYIPIK, encoded by the coding sequence ATATATACTTATAAAGGTGCTATAAAAGATTTAGGTGAGTTTTTCAATGATATATTTGAAAGGTTCATTCCAGCCTCAGGCTATGAAATGGATTGTAGACCTCAACTAGAGTTATACGATGAGAGATTTATGAGCAATGGAGAATTTGACATATATATACCTATTAAGTAA
- a CDS encoding aromatic acid exporter family protein, which translates to MLKFLQSKTVKITLAATIAIVISNYLGLEFGVTSGIIAILSIQDTKKEALLVGGRRIISSVVAIFLSFMLYMLLGNNPMVFGLFLLVFIPITNVLKISEGMVIGAVLSTHLLISTNINISFIINEVGLTIIGIGVAMIFNLYTASLEESFKKNKEKIEEQYRLILSDMAISLLTQAVPIYEQEVILSIEQLIKNTKLMTQIINNNNLFKYNNYYESYIDMRMTQLDAIKRMKRHFLRFYMTYEQTRTLSEFTDNVAINIHEDNDCIELISKLTLLRKDYKMMELPKNRNEFENRALLFQFLNDLEDFLIIKKEFKESYPGLYI; encoded by the coding sequence ATGCTAAAATTTTTACAATCAAAAACAGTGAAAATAACCTTGGCTGCCACAATAGCAATTGTCATATCCAATTATTTGGGATTAGAATTTGGAGTAACTTCGGGTATAATTGCAATATTAAGTATTCAAGATACGAAGAAAGAAGCACTATTAGTTGGGGGGAGGAGAATAATCTCATCTGTAGTAGCTATATTTTTATCCTTTATGCTATACATGTTACTTGGAAATAATCCTATGGTATTTGGACTATTTTTACTTGTATTTATACCAATAACAAATGTATTAAAAATAAGCGAGGGAATGGTTATTGGAGCAGTATTATCAACACATCTTTTAATAAGTACAAATATTAATATTTCTTTTATTATAAATGAAGTAGGCTTAACTATAATAGGTATTGGGGTTGCAATGATATTTAATTTATATACAGCATCACTAGAGGAGAGTTTTAAAAAAAATAAAGAGAAGATAGAAGAACAATATAGATTAATATTATCAGATATGGCAATAAGTTTACTTACCCAAGCCGTACCAATTTATGAGCAAGAAGTAATTTTGAGTATAGAACAATTAATTAAAAATACTAAATTGATGACACAAATAATAAATAATAATAATTTATTTAAGTACAATAATTACTATGAAAGTTATATAGATATGAGAATGACACAATTAGATGCTATAAAAAGAATGAAAAGACATTTTTTAAGGTTTTATATGACCTATGAACAAACTAGAACATTATCAGAATTTACTGATAATGTTGCAATTAATATTCATGAAGATAATGATTGTATTGAACTTATAAGTAAACTAACTTTGCTTAGGAAAGATTATAAAATGATGGAATTACCAAAGAACAGGAATGAATTTGAAAATAGGGCATTGTTGTTTCAATTTTTAAATGATTTAGAAGATTTTTTAATTATTAAAAAAGAATTCAAAGAATCCTATCCAGGTTTATATATATAA
- the dhaK gene encoding dihydroxyacetone kinase subunit DhaK: MKKLINNPEFVVEEMIEGIVMAHPDYVRKLENEDVLVRKNSPISGKVALVSGGGSGHEPAHGGYVGMGMLDAAVCGAVFTSPTPDPIYEAVKAVHGGLGVLLVVKNYTGDIMNFEMASEMAEMDGIKIESVVVNDDVAVENSLFTAGRRGIAGTVFVHKIAGAKAETGASLAEVKAVAEKVIANVRSMGMALTPCIVPAAGKPNFSLAEDEVEIGMGIHGEPGTHRETLSPVDEIVGHIVGKILTDMQLQPGAEVAVMINGLSSTPLMELYIVNREVHKMLEERGVTVYRTFVGEFMTSLEMAGFSVTLLKLDDELKVLLDAPADTPALKVL; encoded by the coding sequence ATGAAAAAACTAATTAACAACCCAGAATTTGTTGTTGAGGAGATGATAGAAGGTATAGTAATGGCACATCCAGATTATGTTAGAAAACTTGAAAATGAAGATGTACTTGTTAGAAAAAATTCTCCTATATCTGGGAAAGTTGCATTAGTTAGTGGGGGCGGAAGTGGGCATGAGCCAGCACATGGAGGATATGTAGGAATGGGAATGTTAGATGCAGCAGTGTGTGGTGCGGTATTTACATCACCAACTCCAGATCCAATATATGAAGCTGTAAAAGCAGTTCATGGAGGACTTGGAGTTCTTTTAGTAGTTAAAAACTATACAGGAGATATAATGAATTTTGAAATGGCCAGTGAAATGGCTGAGATGGATGGAATAAAAATTGAAAGCGTTGTTGTTAATGACGATGTTGCAGTTGAAAATAGTCTTTTTACAGCTGGAAGAAGAGGAATAGCTGGAACTGTATTTGTACATAAAATAGCTGGGGCAAAAGCAGAAACAGGAGCAAGCCTTGCGGAAGTTAAGGCTGTAGCTGAAAAGGTAATAGCGAATGTACGAAGTATGGGGATGGCATTAACACCCTGCATAGTTCCTGCAGCAGGGAAGCCTAATTTTAGTTTAGCTGAAGATGAAGTTGAAATTGGCATGGGTATACATGGAGAACCGGGTACTCATAGAGAAACCCTAAGTCCTGTTGATGAAATAGTAGGCCACATTGTAGGAAAAATATTAACTGATATGCAACTCCAGCCAGGTGCTGAAGTTGCAGTTATGATTAATGGACTATCATCTACGCCATTAATGGAGCTTTATATTGTTAATAGAGAAGTTCATAAAATGTTAGAAGAAAGGGGAGTAACGGTTTATAGAACTTTTGTTGGAGAATTTATGACCTCCCTTGAAATGGCGGGATTTTCTGTTACATTATTAAAACTTGATGATGAGTTAAAGGTTCTATTAGATGCACCTGCAGATACTCCAGCATTAAAAGTGCTATAG
- the dhaL gene encoding dihydroxyacetone kinase subunit DhaL, producing MGISGLQVIVILNKIADVIEENKSYLCELDAAIGDGDHGINMNKGFIVVKEKLRGDNGNNIGEILKRTGMALVTNVGGASGPLYGTAFMKASMEVNGRENIDIEDFIRILEAALGGIKMRGKAERGEKTMIDAIAPAIDAMKEALKDGLMPIDILKASKDAAIKGVEYTKTIIATKGRASYLGERSIGHQDAGATSSYLMLNTIYEEVKSIKEGMV from the coding sequence ATGGGTATTTCAGGATTACAAGTAATTGTAATATTAAATAAAATCGCAGATGTAATTGAAGAAAACAAGAGCTACTTATGTGAGCTAGATGCAGCTATAGGTGATGGAGATCATGGAATTAACATGAATAAGGGATTTATTGTTGTTAAAGAAAAATTAAGAGGCGATAATGGAAATAACATTGGAGAAATTCTTAAGAGGACCGGAATGGCATTAGTAACAAACGTAGGAGGAGCATCAGGTCCACTATATGGAACAGCCTTTATGAAAGCTTCTATGGAAGTTAATGGGAGAGAAAATATAGATATTGAGGATTTCATTAGAATATTGGAAGCTGCCTTAGGTGGAATAAAAATGAGAGGAAAAGCTGAAAGAGGAGAAAAAACGATGATAGATGCTATTGCTCCAGCTATTGATGCTATGAAAGAAGCTCTAAAAGATGGTTTAATGCCAATAGATATTCTAAAAGCCTCTAAAGATGCAGCAATTAAGGGAGTAGAATATACAAAAACTATAATTGCGACTAAGGGAAGAGCGAGTTACCTTGGAGAAAGAAGTATTGGTCATCAAGATGCAGGAGCAACTTCAAGTTACTTAATGTTAAATACTATTTATGAAGAAGTAAAAAGCATAAAGGAAGGAATGGTGTAA
- the dhaM gene encoding dihydroxyacetone kinase phosphoryl donor subunit DhaM — MVGIVIISHSSKVAEGVKELALQMADNTPIVAAGGTSDNRLGTDIEKIILAINQVYSEEGVAILFDLGSAYMNAQMAIETLPEEMQKNVVLIDAALVEGAIVVAVESSIGKNLKEIQQAVKGLCLHKMP; from the coding sequence ATGGTAGGAATTGTAATAATTTCTCATAGTAGCAAAGTGGCAGAAGGAGTAAAAGAGTTAGCACTTCAAATGGCTGATAATACACCTATTGTAGCAGCGGGTGGGACTAGTGATAATAGGCTCGGAACGGATATAGAAAAAATTATTTTAGCCATAAATCAAGTATATTCAGAAGAGGGTGTAGCAATATTATTTGATCTTGGCAGTGCATATATGAATGCACAAATGGCTATTGAAACTCTTCCAGAGGAAATGCAGAAAAATGTTGTACTTATTGATGCGGCTTTAGTTGAGGGAGCTATTGTAGTAGCGGTGGAAAGTAGCATTGGTAAAAATTTAAAAGAGATTCAACAAGCGGTTAAAGGTCTATGCCTTCATAAAATGCCATAA
- a CDS encoding MaoC family dehydratase: protein MKGLTMKELNIGDKDSFEKTISESDVYLYAGITGDLNPAHINQREAETTMFKGRIAHGMLTAGLVSAVLGMKMPGAGTIYLGQELRFSAPVRFGDTIKAEVEVIEKFDEKNIMKLSTTCTNQDGAIVLKGIATVMPPK, encoded by the coding sequence ATGAAAGGTTTAACTATGAAAGAATTAAATATAGGTGATAAAGACTCTTTTGAAAAAACTATAAGTGAATCAGATGTATATCTTTATGCAGGAATAACAGGTGATTTAAATCCTGCTCATATAAATCAAAGAGAAGCTGAAACAACAATGTTCAAAGGCAGAATCGCACATGGGATGCTCACAGCAGGTCTCGTATCAGCAGTACTCGGTATGAAAATGCCAGGAGCAGGAACTATTTATCTAGGCCAAGAACTTAGATTTTCAGCACCAGTTAGATTTGGAGATACAATAAAGGCTGAAGTTGAAGTTATAGAAAAGTTCGACGAAAAAAACATTATGAAATTGAGTACAACCTGTACTAATCAAGATGGAGCTATTGTTCTTAAAGGTATTGCAACTGTTATGCCTCCTAAATAA
- a CDS encoding GntP family permease: MLGLIGIIISLGLLMYLAYRGITVLILAPVLAILAVLFQSGQSHVLANYTEVFMVNFASYAKTYFPVFLLGAIFGKIMDDSGAAKSIAYAISSKLGKDKAILAVVLSCAILTYGGVSLFVVAFAVYPIAAALFREADIPKRFLPGTIALGAFTFTMTALPGTPQIQNAIPMPFFGTNAYAAPIIGLIGSAVMFGGGMVWLTRRAKNAMVKGEGYGDHKEESTKEVDLSKLPKLALAITPIILVLVVNYILGQFVFATMDGTFLKDFGGIKLSSVQGIWSLISALVVAIIISLILFWKNLENVTNTVNKGAIGSLLAIANTSSEVGYGNVIKTLAGFAILQAGILAIPGTPLISLAASTSILAGITGSASGGMSIALGILGKTYMAKAQALGLSPQVFHRIAAIACGGLDTLPHNGAVITLLGITGMTHKQSYVDIGMCTVVIPLIATAVCIIFASFGVV, from the coding sequence ATGTTAGGACTTATTGGTATTATTATTTCTTTAGGACTTTTAATGTATTTGGCCTATAGAGGGATTACAGTTCTTATTTTGGCACCAGTTTTAGCAATACTGGCGGTTTTGTTTCAAAGCGGTCAGAGCCATGTTTTAGCTAACTATACAGAAGTCTTTATGGTTAACTTTGCATCATATGCTAAGACATATTTCCCAGTATTCTTACTAGGAGCAATATTCGGTAAAATAATGGATGATTCAGGAGCTGCAAAATCTATAGCCTATGCCATTAGTAGTAAGCTAGGTAAAGATAAAGCGATCCTGGCAGTAGTTTTATCTTGTGCTATATTAACTTATGGCGGCGTTTCATTATTTGTAGTTGCATTTGCAGTATATCCTATTGCAGCAGCATTATTTAGAGAAGCAGATATTCCAAAAAGATTTTTACCTGGTACTATAGCGCTTGGTGCCTTTACATTCACTATGACAGCGTTACCAGGAACACCACAAATACAAAATGCTATTCCGATGCCTTTCTTTGGCACAAATGCATATGCAGCTCCAATTATAGGACTTATAGGATCAGCAGTAATGTTTGGCGGTGGTATGGTTTGGCTTACAAGAAGAGCAAAAAATGCTATGGTCAAAGGTGAAGGATATGGTGATCATAAGGAGGAATCAACAAAAGAAGTTGACTTATCTAAATTGCCTAAACTTGCACTGGCTATAACCCCAATAATTTTAGTACTAGTTGTTAATTACATATTAGGTCAATTTGTTTTTGCCACTATGGATGGAACATTCTTAAAAGACTTCGGTGGAATTAAGCTATCAAGTGTACAAGGTATATGGAGTTTGATTTCAGCGTTAGTTGTTGCTATAATTATTAGTTTGATTTTATTTTGGAAGAACCTTGAAAACGTTACGAATACGGTTAATAAAGGGGCTATAGGTTCACTACTTGCAATTGCAAATACCTCCTCAGAAGTTGGTTATGGGAATGTTATTAAAACATTAGCAGGATTCGCTATACTTCAAGCAGGGATACTTGCTATACCAGGAACACCTCTTATTTCACTAGCAGCATCTACAAGTATTCTTGCAGGGATTACGGGTTCAGCTTCAGGTGGAATGAGTATTGCTCTTGGAATATTAGGTAAAACGTATATGGCAAAGGCCCAAGCTCTAGGACTTAGTCCTCAAGTATTCCATAGAATAGCCGCAATAGCTTGCGGTGGGCTTGATACACTTCCACATAATGGTGCCGTAATAACTCTACTAGGTATAACAGGTATGACTCATAAACAATCCTACGTAGATATAGGAATGTGTACAGTTGTTATCCCACTTATAGCTACAGCAGTATGTATTATATTTGCATCATTTGGAGTTGTATAA